A portion of the Gossypium arboreum isolate Shixiya-1 chromosome 8, ASM2569848v2, whole genome shotgun sequence genome contains these proteins:
- the LOC108470091 gene encoding receptor-like serine/threonine-protein kinase ALE2 isoform X2 encodes MPALVLLQLLLVYLLSFLSCSCLELQVFSYPLQPVHRLSVVETIVDHARLISMRVLFSQPRSPQDHVNPSFGPATAPAPSPIYQAPVASPSRHLVPRHRHGGHHHRHHVKPRTDAPSPSEQGCDQKCVDPLTATPFGSPCGCVFPMKVKLLLSVAPYAVFPVMNELEIEVAAGLYLQQSQVKIMGATADAQDQGRTLVEINLVPLGEKFDNTTAILTSDRLLHKRLSLNSTLFGTYDVVSISYPGVPPSPPYGNIFGSGPTGSTGDLPITANFVNKNQKMNIRIIAIIVLSAFVLLLVLAGTISVLIKWRKVRRPSNAVGPAFPSSLNKRSGIGSMLSSSITSSPSMSLISTMATCALPVKTFTLVELEMATSNFSSKRILGEGGFGRVYRGVMEDGSEVAVKLLTRDNQNGDREFIAEVEMLSRLHHRNLVKLVGICIEGRIRCLVYELVPNGSVESHLHGVDKNKGPLDWDARLKIALGAARGLAYLHEDSNPRVIHRDFKASNVLLEDDFTPKVSDFGLAREATEGSQHISTRVMGTFGYVAPEYAMTGHLLVKSDVYSFGVVLLELLTGRKPVDMSQPQGQENLVTWARPLLSSREGVEQLVDPSLAGTYNFDDMAKVAAIASMCVHPEVTHRPFMGEVVQALKLIYNDTDETGGDCCSQKESSAPESDFKGDFAPSDSSWWNAGAVTPGLTYGRSYPFVTMDYSSGQLDEMENRPFSTSSLFGDRTSLPIRHGNRSGPLRTIRSKPSFYTLRGSMSEHGGLLPRRIWSDSNWV; translated from the exons ATGCCTGCTTTGGTTCTGCTTCAGTTGCTTCTTGTTTACTTACTCAGCTTTCTCTCTTGTTCTTGTTTAG AGCTGCAAGTATTCTCGTATCCTTTACAACCAGTGCACCGGTTGTCTGTTGTGGAAACAATAGTTGACCATg CTAGGTTGATTTCAATGCGTGTGTTATTTTCTCAACCAAGATCACCCCAAGATCATGTTAATCCTTCCTTTGGACCAGCCACTGCGCCTGCACCTTCTCCTATCTATCAAG CTCCTGTTGCTAGTCCCAGTAGGCACTTGGTACCCAGACATCGTCATGGTGGTCACCATCATCGTCATCATGTTAAACCCCGAACAGATGCTCCATCTCCTTCAGAGCAAG GTTGTGATCAAAAATGCGTGGACCCACTTACTGCAACCCCTTTTGGTTCACCTTGTGGTTGTGTGTTCCCTATGAAAGTCAAACTTCTTCTATCTGTAGCTCCTTATGCTGTTTTCCCTGTGATGAATGAGCTAGAGATTGAGGTTGCTGCAGGCCTATACTTACAACAAAGTCAAGTGAAAATAATGGGTGCTACTGCTGATGCTCAAGATCAAGGGAGAACATTGGTGGAGATTAACTTGGTTCCACTTGGAGAGAAGTTTGATAATACAACTGCAATACTTACATCTGACCGGCTTTTGCACAAAAGACTGTCTCTAAATTCAACTCTTTTTGGAACATATGATGTGGTATCCATCAGTTATCCAG GGGTTCCTCCTTCACCGCCATATGGTAATATTTTCGGGAGTGGTCCAACTGGAAGTACTGGAGATCTCCCAATCACAGCTAATTTTGTTAACAAGAACCAAAAGATGAACATCAGGATTATTGCCATTATCGTTTTATCTGCTTTTGTGCTCTTATTGGTTTTAGCTGGAACAATCTCTGTCCTCATAAAATGGAGGAAGGTTAGAAGACCGTCCAATGCTGTTGGTCCAGCTTTTCCTTCCTCATTGAACAAAAGATCTG GCATTGGTTCTATGCTGTCAAGCAGTATAACAAGCTCTCCATCAATGTcactcatttccaccatggctACTTGTGCTCTCCCGGTTAAAACATTTACACTTGTTGAGCTTGAGATGGCAACAAGCAACTTCAGTTCAAAGAGGATACTTGGTGAAGGAGGATTTGGACGTGTTTACCGTGGTGTTATGGAAGATGGAAGTGAGGTAGCTGTTAAGTTACTTACAAGAGATAATCAGAATGGAGACCGTGAATTTATAGCGGAAGTGGAGATGCTAAGCCGATTGCACCACCGCAATCTTGTCAAACTTGTCGGTATATGTATTGAAGGACGCATACGCTGCTTGGTGTATGAACTTGTTCCAAATGGAAGTGTGGAATCACACTTGCATG GTGTTGACAAAAACAAAGGACCTCTCGATTGGGATGCACGGCTGAAGATTGCCCTTGGAGCTGCTAGAGGATTAGCTTATCTTCATGAAGATTCTAACCCTCGAGTGATTCACCGAGATTTTAAGGCTAGTAATGTTCTATTAGAAGATGACTTTACCCCAAAGGTCTCAGATTTTGGTTTAGCAAGGGAGGCAACTGAAGGAAGCCAGCACATTTCTACCCGAGTCATGGGAACTTTTGG ATATGTTGCTCCCGAGTATGCTATGACGGGGCATCTACTTGTTAAGAGTGATGTTTACAGTTTTGGGGTCGTGCTTCTTGAGCTTTTAACCGGAAGAAAACCTGTGGATATGTCCCAACCTCAGGGACAGGAAAATCTTGTAACTTGGGCACGGCCTCTACTAAGCAGTCGGGAAGGTGTAGAACAGTTGGTAGATCCTTCCTTGGCTGGGACATATAACTTTGACGACATGGCTAAGGTGGCAGCCATAGCATCCATGTGTGTTCACCCTGAGGTGACTCACAGACCTTTTATGGGTGAAGTTGTGCAGGCTCTGAAGCTTATATACAACGACACTGACGAAACTGGCGGGGATTGTTGTAGTCAAAAGGAGTCCTCTGCCCCTGAATCCGACTTTAAAGGAGATTTTGCCCCTTCTGATAGCAGTTGGTGGAATGCTGGTGCAGTTACCCCTGGATTAACTTATGGACGATCCTATCCTTTCGTCACAATGGACTATAGTTCTGGTCAACTGGACGAAATGGAAAATCGACCGTTCTCAACTTCAAGTTTGTTTGGAGATCGAACATCGTTACCAATTAGACACGGTAACAGATCAGGTCCATTGAGAACGATCCGAAGCAAGCCAAGCTTTTATACATTAAGAGGGAGCATGAGTGAGCATGGGGGACTCCTTCCGAGACGAATTTGGAGCGACTCCAATTGGGTTTGA
- the LOC108470091 gene encoding receptor-like serine/threonine-protein kinase ALE2 isoform X1 — MPALVLLQLLLVYLLSFLSCSCLELQVFSYPLQPVHRLSVVETIVDHAARLISMRVLFSQPRSPQDHVNPSFGPATAPAPSPIYQAPVASPSRHLVPRHRHGGHHHRHHVKPRTDAPSPSEQGCDQKCVDPLTATPFGSPCGCVFPMKVKLLLSVAPYAVFPVMNELEIEVAAGLYLQQSQVKIMGATADAQDQGRTLVEINLVPLGEKFDNTTAILTSDRLLHKRLSLNSTLFGTYDVVSISYPGVPPSPPYGNIFGSGPTGSTGDLPITANFVNKNQKMNIRIIAIIVLSAFVLLLVLAGTISVLIKWRKVRRPSNAVGPAFPSSLNKRSGIGSMLSSSITSSPSMSLISTMATCALPVKTFTLVELEMATSNFSSKRILGEGGFGRVYRGVMEDGSEVAVKLLTRDNQNGDREFIAEVEMLSRLHHRNLVKLVGICIEGRIRCLVYELVPNGSVESHLHGVDKNKGPLDWDARLKIALGAARGLAYLHEDSNPRVIHRDFKASNVLLEDDFTPKVSDFGLAREATEGSQHISTRVMGTFGYVAPEYAMTGHLLVKSDVYSFGVVLLELLTGRKPVDMSQPQGQENLVTWARPLLSSREGVEQLVDPSLAGTYNFDDMAKVAAIASMCVHPEVTHRPFMGEVVQALKLIYNDTDETGGDCCSQKESSAPESDFKGDFAPSDSSWWNAGAVTPGLTYGRSYPFVTMDYSSGQLDEMENRPFSTSSLFGDRTSLPIRHGNRSGPLRTIRSKPSFYTLRGSMSEHGGLLPRRIWSDSNWV, encoded by the exons ATGCCTGCTTTGGTTCTGCTTCAGTTGCTTCTTGTTTACTTACTCAGCTTTCTCTCTTGTTCTTGTTTAG AGCTGCAAGTATTCTCGTATCCTTTACAACCAGTGCACCGGTTGTCTGTTGTGGAAACAATAGTTGACCATg CAGCTAGGTTGATTTCAATGCGTGTGTTATTTTCTCAACCAAGATCACCCCAAGATCATGTTAATCCTTCCTTTGGACCAGCCACTGCGCCTGCACCTTCTCCTATCTATCAAG CTCCTGTTGCTAGTCCCAGTAGGCACTTGGTACCCAGACATCGTCATGGTGGTCACCATCATCGTCATCATGTTAAACCCCGAACAGATGCTCCATCTCCTTCAGAGCAAG GTTGTGATCAAAAATGCGTGGACCCACTTACTGCAACCCCTTTTGGTTCACCTTGTGGTTGTGTGTTCCCTATGAAAGTCAAACTTCTTCTATCTGTAGCTCCTTATGCTGTTTTCCCTGTGATGAATGAGCTAGAGATTGAGGTTGCTGCAGGCCTATACTTACAACAAAGTCAAGTGAAAATAATGGGTGCTACTGCTGATGCTCAAGATCAAGGGAGAACATTGGTGGAGATTAACTTGGTTCCACTTGGAGAGAAGTTTGATAATACAACTGCAATACTTACATCTGACCGGCTTTTGCACAAAAGACTGTCTCTAAATTCAACTCTTTTTGGAACATATGATGTGGTATCCATCAGTTATCCAG GGGTTCCTCCTTCACCGCCATATGGTAATATTTTCGGGAGTGGTCCAACTGGAAGTACTGGAGATCTCCCAATCACAGCTAATTTTGTTAACAAGAACCAAAAGATGAACATCAGGATTATTGCCATTATCGTTTTATCTGCTTTTGTGCTCTTATTGGTTTTAGCTGGAACAATCTCTGTCCTCATAAAATGGAGGAAGGTTAGAAGACCGTCCAATGCTGTTGGTCCAGCTTTTCCTTCCTCATTGAACAAAAGATCTG GCATTGGTTCTATGCTGTCAAGCAGTATAACAAGCTCTCCATCAATGTcactcatttccaccatggctACTTGTGCTCTCCCGGTTAAAACATTTACACTTGTTGAGCTTGAGATGGCAACAAGCAACTTCAGTTCAAAGAGGATACTTGGTGAAGGAGGATTTGGACGTGTTTACCGTGGTGTTATGGAAGATGGAAGTGAGGTAGCTGTTAAGTTACTTACAAGAGATAATCAGAATGGAGACCGTGAATTTATAGCGGAAGTGGAGATGCTAAGCCGATTGCACCACCGCAATCTTGTCAAACTTGTCGGTATATGTATTGAAGGACGCATACGCTGCTTGGTGTATGAACTTGTTCCAAATGGAAGTGTGGAATCACACTTGCATG GTGTTGACAAAAACAAAGGACCTCTCGATTGGGATGCACGGCTGAAGATTGCCCTTGGAGCTGCTAGAGGATTAGCTTATCTTCATGAAGATTCTAACCCTCGAGTGATTCACCGAGATTTTAAGGCTAGTAATGTTCTATTAGAAGATGACTTTACCCCAAAGGTCTCAGATTTTGGTTTAGCAAGGGAGGCAACTGAAGGAAGCCAGCACATTTCTACCCGAGTCATGGGAACTTTTGG ATATGTTGCTCCCGAGTATGCTATGACGGGGCATCTACTTGTTAAGAGTGATGTTTACAGTTTTGGGGTCGTGCTTCTTGAGCTTTTAACCGGAAGAAAACCTGTGGATATGTCCCAACCTCAGGGACAGGAAAATCTTGTAACTTGGGCACGGCCTCTACTAAGCAGTCGGGAAGGTGTAGAACAGTTGGTAGATCCTTCCTTGGCTGGGACATATAACTTTGACGACATGGCTAAGGTGGCAGCCATAGCATCCATGTGTGTTCACCCTGAGGTGACTCACAGACCTTTTATGGGTGAAGTTGTGCAGGCTCTGAAGCTTATATACAACGACACTGACGAAACTGGCGGGGATTGTTGTAGTCAAAAGGAGTCCTCTGCCCCTGAATCCGACTTTAAAGGAGATTTTGCCCCTTCTGATAGCAGTTGGTGGAATGCTGGTGCAGTTACCCCTGGATTAACTTATGGACGATCCTATCCTTTCGTCACAATGGACTATAGTTCTGGTCAACTGGACGAAATGGAAAATCGACCGTTCTCAACTTCAAGTTTGTTTGGAGATCGAACATCGTTACCAATTAGACACGGTAACAGATCAGGTCCATTGAGAACGATCCGAAGCAAGCCAAGCTTTTATACATTAAGAGGGAGCATGAGTGAGCATGGGGGACTCCTTCCGAGACGAATTTGGAGCGACTCCAATTGGGTTTGA